From the Methanocaldococcus fervens AG86 genome, the window TTATATGAAGGAAGATTATGCAAAAAAGTTAAAGGAATATGGAGAAGATATAATTTTCTCAGCCCACGCTCCCCACTACATAAATCTAAATGCAAATGAAGAGATAAAGGTTGAGAACAGCATAAGGAGGATAATTAAAACTGCAAAGGTTTTAAATCATTGTGGGAGGAATTTGGTTTTTCATCCCGGATATTATTTGAAAAGAAGTAAGGAAGTGACTTACAATAGAATAAAATTAAACATTCAGAGGATTTTGGATAAGTTGGAAGCTCTAAAATTAAACGTTATACTGAGACCTGAAACTACTGGAAGAACTTCACAATTTGGAAATGTTGATGAGACATTAAAGCTCTGTTTTGAGTTAGGTATTTTACCTTGTATTGATTTCGCCCATATATATGCGAGAAGTAGAGGGGCTTTAAATGATTACAACTCATTTTATAAAATTCTTGAGAAGATTGAGGATGTTTTGGGAAAAGAGGCAATAAAGGATATGCACATCCACTTATCTGGAATAGAATATGGGAAAGGAGGAGAGAGGAGGCATTTACCATTAAAAGAATCTAATTTTAACTATAAGGATGTTTTAAGGGCATTGAAGGATTTTAACGCCTCTGGAACTGTTATATGTGAAAGCCCTTTATTGGAAATGGATGCTGTTTTATTAATGAGATGTTATAATGAATTATAAGATCTACATTAATTAATATAGGTCAAGAAATATTGAAAAATTAAAATCATAGAAGCCCCAACAGAAATGAAAAAAGAGAAAATGACAATAGAAAAAGCAAGAAATGAATATGGGATTAATAAAGATTTAACAAGTGTTTAAAGTTTTTTAAAGTAATATGATCAATATGTAAATTCCCATTTTTTCCAGTATTGTATTTATTTTTCACTAGTTTTGGTAATTTTCCTTCTCCTTTAAGCTTATTTAAAATATTGGAAAGTCCTCTTCTATCGCCCCAAGATACTTCTTTTATTAAATGATCTATAAAATTAACCAAATATTTTGATCTATTAACATCCTGCAACTCAACATTTTCATGGGGTTTATAATCCGCCTTTTTTCTTAAATTATGTAGAGTTTCTAAAGTTTTCGCTAAATGTTTAATATCTTTATTATTTAAATACTCTCCAACACAGAAGATATAATCTCTAACTAAATAATGACTTGATGCTGATTTTAAAGCGTTGATAACATTGTCTCTATTATCATTATCTAAGATAATGCCCCTCAAAGTCAAATAAGCATAATAGTAATAACGACCTATAGCAGTTCTGTAAGCTCCATTAATTAACTCATTAGAAGAAAAATTGTTATGCAAAAAGTTAGCAATACCATAAAATTCTTTAATATCAAAATTTTGATGAAACATTTTTTTCACCTCATTCATAATCTAAAATAATCTGGATTCTTTTAAATTCATTTGGATATTTCTCATCAACTTTGTCCCAAATTTCTCTTAGAATTTTAATTTCCTGTTCTAGAGGGAGATATTGGTTTTTGACGAGTATTTTTATGACTGGCTCTTCTGATTCAAAGTCAGTATCATACACTAGTGAAAATTCTAAGGTTGGATAGTTAGAACTTAAAAAGTCAAATATTATATTACCTATATCATTGCAGATAGATTTCATTTCATCATCTATTATTTCATTAAATAGTGGAGTTCTTATGACTCTATTTTTAAAGTAATCATAATCAGCATTAGCTATCAAATTAGCTTTTGAAAGGCTTATTTTTCCTTTTTTTTAGAAGATAATTAGCATATTTTTTACGATTTTTGATAATTTTATCTATTACATCAGACTCATAAGTCATTGTTGGGTAATTAAAATATACCAAAGCTAATAAACAGTCATATGGAAGGTCATTAAATCTTTTTTGATTTTGCTAATTGTATTCAAAAGTTTTGGGCCAGCATATTTTTTTAACTCTTTTACGAGTTTTTTTCCATGTTCAGTTAGTGCTATTTTACCATTTTCTAATGTAATTACGAGATTCATTACTGAAAGTTTCTCAAGTTCAAAATCCACAACTTCACTATATGGGCCATAACGGTAGGCTTCATACTGGGCGGTGTTTTTAAGTTCTTCATCATTTAGTTCGTTGATTATTAAGAACATTTCTTTTTGTAGATGTGTTTTACTTTTAATAGGTTCATTTTCATTACTCTCAAGTAACAAAAGTAACAATGCCTGAATCTCAGATAATTTATCAATATTAACATTGTTAGGTGTTTCATTGGCCATAATTATCACACAATAATAGACATTGGTTAGTAAATTTAATATTATTGGGAATATTATAAAATTATTGTTTAGTTAGGCATATAAAATTTGTTGAGGGAGAGTATGTTCAAGATAAAGAAGTTAAAAGAAGATGAAGAAACATATTTTGCTCATAAATATGTAAAAATTAATAGAAAGTCTTTTGAAACTTCGGTAAAAGCTATTGACTTAAAGTATTATACACCTAATGTTCCTATAGCCTATGATACATTTGTTGAAGAAGTTTATAAGACTATTGATAAAACCCTTTTAAACGGGTTTATGGAAAACGGTGAAAATAAAGAAAGATTCAATAATAATTTAAAAAATATTTTAAATAATAGAGTAAATCCTAGCAATCCTTTAATATTTATTCCTGCTTTAAAAACTCTTGATATTTCAACTGAACAAATAAAATATCTA encodes:
- a CDS encoding deoxyribonuclease IV, yielding MLIFGTAGVPTSAEDEFKGVDVLRKLNLGAMELEFVRGVYMKEDYAKKLKEYGEDIIFSAHAPHYINLNANEEIKVENSIRRIIKTAKVLNHCGRNLVFHPGYYLKRSKEVTYNRIKLNIQRILDKLEALKLNVILRPETTGRTSQFGNVDETLKLCFELGILPCIDFAHIYARSRGALNDYNSFYKILEKIEDVLGKEAIKDMHIHLSGIEYGKGGERRHLPLKESNFNYKDVLRALKDFNASGTVICESPLLEMDAVLLMRCYNEL